The following are encoded in a window of Myxosarcina sp. GI1 genomic DNA:
- a CDS encoding Rieske 2Fe-2S domain-containing protein, with protein sequence MTTTAIASTNNQLLPGGDESTVFDPKEAWYPIYYLEDLDKSKLAIFTLLETNLVIWWDKSANSWRVFEDRCPHRLAPLSEGRVNERGLLECPYHGWAFAGSGECKFIPQQPETEKRTISSRACATSLPVAIAQGLLFVYPGTPERAEKTPVPIVPPLEEAADEWVCLDTFRDLPYDALTLLENVIDASHIPFTHHKTVSDRANAAAIDLKITESGKHGFRGVWEEGPRKGTLGTQYTTFVAPGLMWHDLTSKKFGRTMTVVYATPISKGKCRLFARFPFKFASPFPRFFIKLSPRWYSHLNQNGVLEDDQIFLHYQERYLAASGGSDNFAKAFYLPTKADLYVSELRQWVNYYHADPFPDAQFSAPLSKEQLLDRFSSHTASCVSCRQALKNIHKLRTIAAAVAILIWAIIPLSLVSLESIPVWSAIGLTSLVLFSSFTWWRLGKLEQRFYRGKDIPPRNLPAK encoded by the coding sequence ATGACTACCACTGCGATCGCAAGTACCAATAACCAACTGCTTCCTGGAGGAGATGAGTCTACTGTTTTTGACCCCAAAGAAGCCTGGTATCCAATTTATTATCTAGAAGATCTAGATAAAAGCAAACTAGCAATCTTTACCTTATTAGAAACCAATTTAGTTATTTGGTGGGACAAGTCGGCTAACTCCTGGCGCGTGTTTGAAGATCGTTGTCCTCACCGTCTGGCACCTCTAAGCGAAGGCAGAGTCAACGAACGAGGACTATTAGAATGTCCCTATCACGGTTGGGCGTTTGCGGGTTCGGGAGAATGTAAATTTATTCCCCAACAGCCAGAAACGGAAAAAAGAACAATTTCATCTAGAGCCTGTGCGACTTCTCTGCCAGTTGCGATCGCTCAAGGACTGCTATTTGTCTATCCAGGCACTCCCGAACGAGCTGAAAAGACTCCAGTTCCCATCGTACCGCCTCTAGAAGAAGCTGCCGATGAATGGGTATGTCTGGATACTTTTAGAGATTTACCCTATGACGCGCTGACTTTACTGGAAAACGTTATCGATGCCAGTCATATTCCCTTTACCCACCATAAAACCGTCAGCGATCGCGCTAATGCTGCGGCGATAGACTTAAAGATAACTGAATCTGGCAAACATGGTTTTAGGGGTGTCTGGGAAGAAGGACCCCGTAAAGGCACTTTAGGAACGCAGTACACTACCTTTGTCGCTCCAGGTTTGATGTGGCACGATCTGACTTCCAAAAAATTTGGTAGAACGATGACGGTAGTTTACGCTACTCCTATCAGTAAAGGTAAGTGTCGTTTATTCGCTCGTTTTCCCTTTAAGTTTGCTTCGCCTTTTCCCCGCTTTTTTATTAAATTATCTCCGCGTTGGTATTCTCATCTCAACCAAAATGGCGTATTAGAAGACGATCAGATTTTTCTGCACTATCAAGAACGCTATTTGGCAGCATCGGGAGGTAGCGATAACTTTGCCAAGGCGTTTTATCTACCGACTAAAGCCGATTTATACGTTTCCGAACTCCGCCAATGGGTTAATTATTATCATGCCGATCCTTTTCCCGATGCTCAGTTTTCTGCTCCCCTATCTAAAGAACAACTATTAGATCGTTTTTCATCTCATACAGCCAGTTGCGTTAGTTGTCGTCAGGCACTAAAAAACATTCACAAGTTGAGAACTATAGCTGCGGCTGTGGCAATATTAATTTGGGCTATTATACCGTTATCTTTGGTATCACTGGAATCTATACCAGTTTGGAGTGCGATCGGTCTAACATCGCTCGTACTATTTTCTAGCTTTACCTGGTGGAGACTAGGAAAATTAGAACAAAGGTTTTATCGAGGCAAAGATATACCACCACGTAATCTACCAGCAAAATAA
- a CDS encoding alpha/beta fold hydrolase, with protein sequence MPSIKLLGVTHQYELTPPVTNSQLPVLVFVHGWLLSHRYWQPVIELLQSKFQCLIYDLRGFGDSSAKTLEDREHSYSLAAYARDLEDLLQKLEIERAWIIGHSLGGSIALWAASRCPQRVKGVICLNSGGGIYLKEDFERFRNAGKQLVKFRPGWLKYFPFLSLLFARMMVARPLSLAWGHQRIIDFTKASESAALGALLKSTTEAEVHLLPRLVAQLEQPVYFIGGANDKIMEFKYVNHLASFHHLFKQDRSNVYELPECGHLAMVECPEKVAAIATEILNKHGY encoded by the coding sequence ATGCCGTCAATTAAGTTGTTGGGAGTAACTCATCAATATGAATTAACTCCACCTGTTACCAACTCCCAACTTCCCGTATTGGTTTTTGTTCATGGCTGGTTGTTAAGCCATCGCTATTGGCAACCTGTCATAGAACTTTTACAGTCAAAATTTCAATGCTTAATTTACGATCTCAGAGGTTTTGGTGACTCATCAGCTAAAACTCTCGAAGATCGAGAACATAGCTATAGTTTGGCTGCTTATGCCAGAGATTTAGAAGATTTACTACAAAAACTAGAGATCGAGCGCGCCTGGATAATCGGACATTCATTAGGTGGCAGTATCGCTCTTTGGGCTGCCAGTCGTTGTCCGCAAAGAGTAAAAGGAGTCATTTGTCTCAATTCTGGTGGGGGAATTTATTTAAAAGAAGACTTCGAGCGGTTTCGTAATGCAGGTAAACAGTTAGTCAAATTTCGCCCTGGCTGGCTCAAATATTTTCCTTTTCTCAGTCTATTATTTGCCCGAATGATGGTTGCCCGTCCTCTGTCTCTTGCCTGGGGTCATCAAAGAATTATTGACTTTACTAAGGCTTCAGAATCAGCGGCTTTAGGAGCATTGTTAAAATCGACCACAGAAGCAGAAGTACATTTATTACCTCGTCTGGTAGCACAATTGGAACAGCCCGTTTACTTTATTGGCGGCGCGAATGACAAGATTATGGAATTTAAATACGTCAATCATTTAGCCAGCTTCCATCATCTTTTTAAACAAGACAGAAGTAATGTCTACGAACTGCCCGAATGCGGTCACTTAGCAATGGTAGAATGCCCAGAAAAAGTTGCGGCGATCGCTACTGAAATTTTAAATAAGCATGGATACTAG
- a CDS encoding cupin domain-containing protein: MIIKRSEAQESIAGPAGYFTGEARIEPIHLEAREPSRVTSALVTFEPRARSNWHRHPLGQLLIITSGTGWTQIEGGERVEVREGDSVWCPPGQKHWHGATATTAMSHIAIQEELDGKNVEWLEPVSDEQYQQP, encoded by the coding sequence ATGATTATTAAACGGAGTGAAGCACAGGAATCCATTGCAGGACCAGCAGGGTATTTTACTGGAGAAGCGCGCATCGAACCGATTCATCTAGAAGCACGAGAACCCTCGCGTGTAACCTCTGCCCTGGTCACTTTCGAGCCAAGAGCGCGCAGTAATTGGCATAGACATCCCTTGGGTCAGCTATTAATCATAACGTCGGGTACTGGCTGGACGCAGATCGAGGGAGGAGAGCGCGTGGAAGTGCGTGAAGGAGACTCGGTCTGGTGTCCACCAGGACAAAAACATTGGCACGGTGCGACCGCCACAACCGCTATGAGTCATATTGCTATTCAGGAAGAACTGGATGGTAAAAATGTCGAGTGGTTAGAACCAGTCAGTGACGAGCAATACCAGCAGCCTTGA